The Dendropsophus ebraccatus isolate aDenEbr1 chromosome 10, aDenEbr1.pat, whole genome shotgun sequence genome has a segment encoding these proteins:
- the LOC138766416 gene encoding uncharacterized protein, whose translation MPLLGICVEILNLWYGGRSRSDDFYQRECCYKRLWVHPYLREHNTKGFFYNLYGDLRRYPCKFTSFCRVTIEQFDELVQIVKLPLTFQNTRMRRSICPEERLLITLRFLATGESYASLHLLFRVGKSTISGIVRCTCSAIWQKLQPKVMPRPSEERWLQVAAGFQTVANYPNCLGAVDGKHVRVKQPPHSGSRFYNYKKYFSVILMAVADSNCMFVAIDVGAYGSSGDSRVLQASQIGLQVLREGVTLPAARPLPGSTEPVPFVMVSDEAFPIMPNLLRPYPRRELDPRKRIFNFRLSRARRVVECTFGIMCSQWRVLNTVIQLDTPTVDLVIKACCVLHNYCRSNISDVVVEAQQAPVDAGINWRGGFSSNQGVQVRDLFADYFITPEGVVPWQHSCVGDE comes from the exons atgccacttcTTGGGATCTGTGTTGAAATTCTTAATTTGTGGTATGGTGGAAGAAGCAGAAGTGATGACTTTTACCAAAGA GAGTGTTGTTACAAGCGTCTGTGGGTGCATCCCTATCTTCGTGAGCATAACACCAAAGGCTTCTTCTACAATCTATATGGGGATTTGCGACG CTATCCATGCAAGTTTACCAGCTTTTGCCGTGTGACCATTGAGCAGTTTGATGAATTAGTGCAGATTGTGAAACTGCCACTTACCTTTCAGAACACCAGGATGCGGAGGTCAATTTGCCCTGAGGAAAGACTACTCATCACCTTGCG TTTTTTAGCCACAGGAGAAAGCTATGCATCCCTGCACCTTCTATTCCGGGTTGGTAAATCTACCATCTCTGGAATAGTTAGGTGTACATGCAGCGCAATCTGGCAGAAATTGCAGCCTAAGGTGATGCCGCGCCCATCCGAAGAACGTTGGCTCCAGGTTGCGGCAGGCTTTCAAACTGTAGCCAACTATCCGAACTGCTTAGGTGCGGTTGATGGCAAACATGTCAGGGTGAAGCAGCCACCGCACTCAGGATCCAGATTTTACAATTATAAAAAGTACTTTTCTGTGATTCTGATGGCTGTGGCTGATTCTAACTGCATGTTTGTAGCCATTGATGTTGGTGCCTATGGCAGTTCGGGTGATTCTCGGGTGCTGCAAGCATCTCAAATTGGACTGCAAGTTCTCCGAGAGGGCGTCACGCTTCCAGCCGCCCGACCTCTTCCGGGCTCCACAGAGCCAGTACCCTTCGTGATGGTATCGGATGAGGCTTTCCCAATAATGCCAAACCTGCTGCGCCCATACCCACGGAGAGAACTGGATCCCCGGAAGAGGATTTTTAATTTCCGGCTGTCTAGGGCACGTAGAGTTGTGGAGTGCACCTTCGGGATTATGTGTAGCCAGTGGCGGGTCTTGAACACTGTCATCCAATTGGATACCCCCACGGTTGATCTGGTTATCAAAGCttgctgtgttctccacaactactgTCGATCTAACATCTCTGACGTAGTTGTGGAGGCACAGCAAGCCCCAGTTGATGCAGGCATCAACTGGCGTGGGGGTTTCTCATCCAATCAGGGTGTGCAGGTTCGAGATCTGTTTGCTGACTATTTCATAACTCCTGAAGGTGTCGTGCCCTGGCAACACTCCTGTGTTGGTGATGAGTAG